A window of Burkholderia ubonensis contains these coding sequences:
- the bcsB gene encoding cellulose biosynthesis cyclic di-GMP-binding regulatory protein BcsB, producing MTGMSRWRGGTRDDAGENARVSIGAAAACRARAGSWHTHLPRKLRTCAFAFGALASGVASGLWASAALAQQPGAVRAFDRAASPGEPPERLADRLPSLSMAVPAGPAVAPPPLLAEPVPKDEAERRRAGRLPTTAEPGTLVPGGRRQALTFADLGARDPLQLHGTDGQNGVAFSVRRDEVVTAAALHLVYSYSPALLPDLSQLKVLVNGEVAATLPLPTAQAGMTVARDVPIDPRFVTEYNHLNVQLIGHYTNGCENPASSSLWATVSNASRLELTYATLPEPPELGVLPAPFFDQRDVRRLELPFAFAARPSREMLEAAGIVASWFGALASYRGARFPVRVGAMPEAGNVVVFATTDDRVDGVPLPAIDGPTLAVADRPAPAHGQLLLVLGRTPAELKAAALALAFGRGPLAGTRATVTGVQPPAPRVPYDAPNWLSSVRPVRFGELAAERALSVSGYQAGPVRLDLRMAPDLFTWNTRGAPIDLRYRYTPTLRADRSSLNLSVDDTFVKALPIPARDWANWSLSRYLPFVADGTARATLHVPPPLVTPHAQLALNFFYEMPDQGKCTGRLLQNVAGAIDPGSTIDVSSFPHYIALPDLAAFANSGFPFTRMADLSDTAVVLPNEPSPDVYGLYLLAMGRMGASTGYPVSGVAVTDAAGVDAFASRDLLILGAPDSQPLLSRWAARIPFDDERNGGVFGGLFGRAVAADSPGAERVQAGLSIVADGASAVIAGFESPLRKTRSAVALIGATGHADAVLGPALLDEDLLASIRGATVVIRDRTVTVASTDTAYHLGVLPPLTYVRWVMSGRPVLLALVGVLGAFIAAALFYRLLRARAARRLKE from the coding sequence ATGACGGGGATGTCGCGATGGCGCGGCGGCACGCGCGACGACGCGGGTGAAAACGCGCGCGTTTCGATTGGGGCGGCCGCGGCATGCCGCGCGCGGGCCGGCAGCTGGCACACGCACTTGCCGCGCAAGCTGCGGACGTGCGCGTTCGCGTTCGGCGCGCTCGCGAGCGGCGTCGCGTCGGGCCTCTGGGCATCCGCTGCGCTGGCCCAGCAGCCCGGCGCGGTGCGCGCGTTCGATCGTGCCGCGTCGCCCGGCGAGCCGCCGGAGCGGCTGGCCGATCGTTTGCCGTCACTGTCGATGGCCGTGCCGGCCGGCCCCGCCGTCGCGCCGCCGCCGCTGCTCGCCGAGCCGGTGCCGAAGGACGAAGCCGAGCGTCGCCGCGCCGGCCGGCTGCCGACCACGGCGGAGCCCGGCACGCTGGTGCCGGGCGGCCGGCGTCAGGCGCTGACGTTCGCCGATCTCGGCGCGCGCGATCCGTTGCAGTTGCACGGCACGGACGGCCAGAACGGCGTCGCGTTTTCGGTGCGGCGCGACGAGGTCGTCACGGCAGCGGCGCTGCACCTCGTCTACAGCTACTCGCCCGCATTGCTGCCGGATCTGTCGCAGCTGAAGGTGCTGGTCAACGGCGAAGTGGCGGCGACGCTGCCGCTGCCGACCGCGCAGGCGGGGATGACGGTCGCACGCGACGTGCCGATCGATCCGCGCTTCGTCACCGAGTACAACCATCTGAACGTACAGCTGATCGGCCATTACACGAACGGCTGCGAGAATCCGGCCAGTTCGTCGCTGTGGGCGACGGTGAGCAACGCGAGCCGCCTGGAATTGACCTATGCGACGCTGCCCGAGCCGCCCGAGCTCGGCGTGCTGCCCGCGCCGTTCTTCGATCAGCGCGACGTGCGGCGGCTCGAGCTGCCGTTCGCGTTCGCCGCGCGGCCGTCGCGCGAGATGCTGGAGGCGGCCGGCATCGTCGCATCGTGGTTCGGCGCGCTCGCGTCGTATCGCGGCGCGCGCTTCCCGGTGCGTGTCGGCGCCATGCCGGAAGCGGGCAACGTCGTGGTGTTCGCGACCACCGACGATCGGGTGGACGGCGTCCCGCTGCCGGCCATCGACGGGCCTACGCTGGCGGTCGCCGACCGCCCCGCGCCCGCACACGGCCAGCTGTTGCTGGTGCTCGGACGCACGCCGGCCGAACTGAAGGCGGCCGCGCTGGCGCTCGCATTCGGCCGCGGCCCGCTCGCGGGCACGCGCGCCACGGTCACCGGTGTGCAGCCGCCCGCGCCGCGCGTGCCGTATGACGCGCCGAACTGGCTGTCGTCGGTTCGCCCGGTCCGCTTCGGCGAACTGGCGGCGGAACGCGCGCTGTCGGTGTCCGGCTACCAGGCCGGCCCGGTGCGGCTCGATCTGCGCATGGCGCCCGATCTGTTTACGTGGAACACGCGCGGCGCGCCGATCGATCTGCGGTATCGCTATACGCCGACGCTGCGCGCCGATCGCTCGTCGCTCAACCTGAGCGTCGACGATACGTTCGTGAAGGCGCTGCCGATTCCGGCGCGCGACTGGGCCAATTGGAGCCTGAGCCGCTACCTGCCGTTCGTCGCCGACGGCACCGCGCGCGCGACGCTGCACGTGCCGCCGCCGCTGGTGACGCCGCATGCGCAACTGGCGCTGAACTTCTTCTACGAGATGCCGGATCAGGGCAAATGCACCGGGCGGCTGCTGCAGAACGTCGCGGGCGCGATCGACCCGGGCTCGACGATCGACGTGTCGTCGTTTCCGCACTACATCGCGCTGCCCGATCTGGCCGCGTTCGCGAACAGCGGCTTTCCGTTCACGCGCATGGCCGATCTGTCGGACACGGCCGTCGTGCTGCCGAACGAGCCGTCGCCGGACGTCTACGGCCTGTACCTGCTCGCGATGGGGCGGATGGGCGCGTCGACCGGCTATCCGGTCAGCGGCGTGGCGGTGACCGACGCGGCCGGCGTGGACGCGTTCGCGTCGCGCGATCTGCTGATACTCGGCGCGCCGGACTCGCAGCCGCTGCTGAGCCGCTGGGCCGCGCGCATCCCGTTCGACGACGAGCGCAACGGCGGCGTGTTCGGCGGCCTGTTCGGCCGCGCGGTCGCGGCCGATTCGCCGGGCGCCGAGCGCGTGCAGGCCGGCCTGTCGATCGTGGCGGACGGCGCGAGCGCGGTGATCGCCGGCTTCGAATCGCCGTTGCGCAAGACCCGCAGCGCGGTCGCGCTGATCGGCGCGACCGGCCATGCGGACGCGGTGCTCGGGCCGGCGCTGCTCGACGAGGATCTGCTCGCGTCGATCCGCGGCGCGACGGTGGTGATTCGCGATCGCACGGTGACGGTCGCGTCGACCGACACCGCGTATCACCTCGGCGTGCTGCCGCCGCTCACCTACGTGCGCTGGGTCATGTCGGGGCGGCCGGTGCTGCTCGCGCTGGTCGGCGTGCTGGGCGCCTTCATCGCGGCGGCGCTGTTCTATCGTTTGCTGCGTGCGCGTGCGGCGCGCCGGCTGAAGGAGTGA